In the Onychostoma macrolepis isolate SWU-2019 chromosome 08, ASM1243209v1, whole genome shotgun sequence genome, GCATCATTGCATAGTTTTTCTGTCCAATACAAAGCAGGTTTATGCTTACATGAGtaaaacatttgtgaaaaagCACCAGTCAGGACTTTTTCATAGAATGATTGACAGTTAGGCTTAAACCTAAACAGAAGGATATACAAACATCAGCAGAAACAGCATTAGGCTCTCAAGGGACCTCACAGAAATACGGTAGGGCAATACAATGCGACTGTGTTAATATTTTCTCCTGTTTTCTTCACTCTGCCATGCTCACATctaaaaaaacccaaaacaaaacaaaaaacatacaaatgcatTCCAGAAATGTTTACCTAACATATCTTTGGAATCAATAGCTTCTGGAGTGCTGCTCCTCTCACTTGAGGAAGAAAAACAATATTACCTCAACATCGCAATCTGTAGTGAATGGCGTTTATCGCTTAACTTTTACGGTTTGTTTCACATTTAGTTGTGATACCATGAAGTgatggaaatgaatgcttttcatCATTCTGAATTCAGATTTAGTTACTTGTGTTTATAGttcacaatataattattttgttgaCTACTTCCATATAATTTTTTCGACTTGAATATGAAAGATTGCAATAACAAATGGCCGACCAGGTGCTCTTAAGGGCAGCATCATGTGTTTTGACAATTTCTATTACAACAATTTTGCTCATAAAGTCCACTAATTTTGTCTAACAATATTTGTAACAGTCTCTTCCATGTATAATTATATTAGACCCACACAGCTGAGCTGTAATCAAACACAGATGGATGCTTCTCTACAATCTCCACCCATCCTCTGCCTATCAAACCCTCTGAGCCCTGATAAGCCACACCCTTTTGTTGGGTGGGTGtggttttcttcttctttcctCTTGTTCTCACCCAGAATGGCTTGCTGACATCTGATTTTGGCTTTCTGCCTGTGATCTTTGGTTGTTTACAGACATCCATTTCTTTGTTTTCCTGGTGGTGCCGTGGCCGAACGCGGCGTAGGACCCGTTTGAAGATGCTAGCTGTTAGTGAGAGTTTCTTAAAGAGATCTTGAGAGTGACTGCTAGATGATGACTCTGAAAGTGCATCTTTAAGACTCGCGTCATTCTGCTCCTCACCTGCTGTCTGGCCTCCAACATCAGGCAGGTCCAGCCAGTTCCCGACCAAATCAGCAAAAACATTGTCGCCCAATACCAATGGCTGTCTGTTTCTACTGTGGTTCATCAATGAGGCTGTCCAATCGGTGGAGTCATCAATATCGTATGAGGAGAAATTGTTATTGGTTGTGTCTTCCTGAGAGGAAAAAGAGGAAGAAGTGCTCAGACTTCCTCCGTAAACCCTCCTGGGTTCGGGTACCCTGGGAGTATGGCGGTTCTCTGCTGGAGAACTAGTGAGGAACAAAGACGGTTCCTTGGTAAGCTCAGTCTTGAAACATTCTTGTGAAAGAATTTCTTTTGGATTCCGTGTTCGGTTCAGGTGGGTTATTCTTGAACTGTAGTTTATCTGATCGAGCATTGTGGGAGTGTGCGAAGAGGCCTGGCTCGTTTTGCTGGAGAACTCCAGCTCCTCCAGTGCAGTCTGGACCTGCAAGAGTTTGAGCTCCTGGAGAGCACCGATCACAGAATTCATCTGAGCTTGGAGACCCTCATCGGACTGCCACAAAGAAATCTATAATGGGAAAGGCAAGAGAGCAATTACTATGAAATAATGAAGCTATTATCAGTGAAATCTGTTGTGACTGATGAGTAGCGCTTATCTCACACAAAAATCAATATTACACCAAACAGCCTGCATTTTCTGCCCAGTGTGTCATCACAGATACCTGTCTCAGCATCTGCTGAAGAGAATGCAGATGTTTTTGTCCTTGTCACATCCTCCAGTGGATTGCTTACTGGGAGGATTAAGACATGATTTTCTTTGCTTTGAAACTACTGTTAAAAACGGGTCAgtgagattaaaaaaacaaaaaacaaactacttttattaagcaaggacACATTACATTGACCAAAATTGACAATCTAGACTTTAATGTTagtataaaaattttaaatttgtatcTTTCTATTTACCAAAGAATCCTCACGGTTTACACATTGAGCAGCACAaccattttaaacattaaaaataataataaaaaatgtttaatgagcATCAgaccagcatattagaattattttgacaattataaatatataaagttgtAAACATACCTACAAATTGCAAAATAGGTTGTTAcaacatagtttttttttttaagtgttaacATGGCCTAGACAGAAAAGCATAATGCATATCTTTATACATAGTTATGAgccaaaatgtttatatatcaATTTTTGATATCCCATACTGTATGGAGTATTTGcttagtttaatttattaaactgaATACATTCAAGCAAATTCTATCTCTATACACTACAAAAATGCCCTTTTTCTTCTATTACTGAATAAAACCACTGCCATCTTACCTTCTTTCACCCTGCAGTTTCCCTGTCTTTCCTTCTCTCATCTCACTCCCTGTTTTCTGTTCCTTCTCTCCCTTACAAGTGTGATCGATCACCAGCCAGTCTGAGCACAGCAGCACACCACTGATGCCTTTCTACAGTAGTATTGTGTCTCAAGGCATGATGGGAGATGTAGGAGTTCATGGGCATGTGGCAGAAATGACTAGACTGTGAGTCATGGGCGAACAGCTGAGGCATGTATTTTACTGGGTTGGTCATAAATGCAGGTGTAGGGAAACATAGAGCTGAACTTGTATTTGACCTGAAACATTCCATTCAATCTGAATTGGATATTCAAAAGGATGCTATACCGGCTGCTTATGTAGCTAGTAGAGCAATAATGTCATCATAAAAGTCACTTTTACAATGAGAATTcagtttttaaagtttaaactaatCACTATATAACTTAATTTATATAACTTGCCCTGTTTGCTAGTTATGGCATGTTCCGTGTTTCATCACGGTTTCATCAGATTCAGCCTTAGGTCTTATTTCTCATTTTGTGATGCCACTGACTTCTCCCGTGTCAGTTTCCGGTGGGATGTGCCCAGACGGACCGCAGTATTAATCAGACATCATCACTGACCCCACCAACAAGTGATTGATGTTGTGAGTAACATCCTTGCGGCCTTGTTTCCTCATTTGGCAGCACCTATTTTCTCTCGCTCATTCAGTTTCAACCATTCAAATAAAGGTTATttaaatagaaagaaagaaagatttttCTGTCATAAGGGTTTATTGCAGATGTGTTCACCGATCTGTATAgccaaaccaaaatttattcagacaccttcaacatttctcacatacCACACTTTTTTCATTGTAGTTTAGAAAACGGTAATACagtatgacaagaactcagagttaaactgtgtcagaacaaattcatcttgataatgtcagtcagataactttgatagaaaggtatgtaatgaattaggttgaatagctgtcagctgttaaattgaAGTACAGCTATAAAGTAAagtaaatttataatataaatttatgatataatataaagtCAACTatttaccaagcaatgcttaattttgttcagtctgtggtgtaaaaagtcACATTAGCAATAAAGAcaaacacttaagcaaaacatggtcaggtcaaagtgtctgaataatttttggtcccaaatttaTCAATTTTAATGTTCTATTTTATAGATCAGTAAATGTCTTTTAATCTGATCACAAGCTGcactaaaattttaaaacattacaaaaggGCGAATACTGGCCAATCAGCGGTCTCCTTTTCAAAAAACCGCTGCCAATCAGGTTGCACCTTTTCTACAACACCGGCCAGACAACAGCTGGATAAAAATCAACACACTTCGCAGAGAAAGGCACATCAAAttgttttatgaaaacattataATGCAGAGTCATACTAATTATTACCTGTACATATCTGAGAATATTCttgcaataaaaaaacacacCTGTCCTGTACTAAAAGTAGATGataagagagaaaataaaaaaaagagcagGAAAATCTCACCAGTTCATGTTTTAGACGCCGAAAGTTGCTGTCCATATCACCGAGATCCGCTTGGTCTTCCACCATAACTGCTGAATTAAACGCAGgttgattcattaaaaacttAGCTCCTTTTGATATCGCTATCCGCTGAGTTCTTTGCTTTCTTTCGCCTTGGTGTGTAATGGTCAGTCATGAGGTATGACCAACGATGTTTGCTAATATAATATTCCTCCTCTAACCTCTCTCGCCTCTGATACACTGCTACTGATTACATATTCGGATGACATTACAGCCCTGCACAGGCGAGGAAGTACAGTCAAGCCACTTAGTGTATGTGGTGTCATGTAGCTTCAAGTTGATTTGATGGGAAAGTTTCTGAATAATAGGATTTACTAACGGCTGATCGTCAACAAACGGGTCATGCTTTCACACCAGTGGTCAGCTCATGATGAATGGAGGCTTCATGCATAACAATACAGCTTTAACTCAGATTTTAAGATTCACTCTGATTGGACATTAGAAGGGGGAAGAGCCTTAGTCCATTtacaaacttaaaaaatatatataatagaactgatattataataattattataataatatctttaaacTTGCTGGGACAAACTTTCAGACGAcatgtaattacagtttgtggCAGGGAATGTATAGATGTGGTATTCAAAGTTTGCTTTAATTTCAACCCTACTGAAGTCAAACGTAATTTGTTTATACCTACATGTTTGCAGTTTCTATTTAAATTTCATCGCTTGCTTATGCCAACCAAGCGTGTTTGTCGCCCTCTGCAGGATGTTGCTGATATTTCAAGAGGCGTTTCCGTTTCTGTGCGCAAGAGGGCGACGTGATTCACTGCGCAACTCATTTATTCAGCGTCGAAGAACTGAACTTAGTCGCAAAACAATATGGCGGCATCAATGAAAGCGGGACATGAGTTGCAAACCAGAACCCGGACAGAAGATGTTCTGATTAATGGGGGTGTCGAGTTCAGCTCGTTACTCCTCTCAAAACCTGTGCTTGAGGGTTTATCTGCCTCTGGCTTTCAGAGACCGTCACCCATCCAGTTGAAGGCAATCCCGCTGGGAAGATGTGGACTCGGTACGAGACCCGAAAACAGTACCAAAACAAGCCTAAACCCACATTCTTGACATTAATTACATCCTAAACTGACTGCTCTTAAATACAGGAGTGTACTGTGACATTCAAAAATATAGTGCATCGATGAAAACGTTGTGCCTGGATTTCATGCTCCTTTACATGGAAATAATGTTGTTTATTGACGTTTTCTTCTGTCCAGATCTTATTGTTCAAGCCAAGTCTGGCACAGGAAAAACCTGTGTGTTCACCACCATCGCTTTGGACTCCCTTATATTGGAAAACACAACCACACAGGTATTACTTTTTCCAATATGCAACGTAATGTTTGGTCCCACTtcatattaggtggccttaactactatgtacttacatcaaaaaataaatacaatgtacttattgtattgcaaaacacttttactgctattgaggtgggatatgggtaaggttagggacaggtttggtggtatgggtaggtttacaggtgggttaaggtgtaagggatggctcaacagtaattataaatgtaattacagatgtaacttcatacaggtattttaaaaaatataagtacaatgtaagaacatgtatgtacacaataagtgcatagtatcaaatgattaatttaaatgtaagtacactgtagttaaggccacctaatataaagtgggacctaatGTTTTACTAAATAATGTCATATtctataataattgtaaaacgGAATAAAGGAACTATGAACGTTTGAAAGACTCCTCTATCATTTGATGTTAAATATAAGCACCTAAAATACGAGTGTGTGCCTGTTTGACAATAACGTGCCCTTCTCTTGTCCCATCAGGTGCTGGTTTTGGCCCCCACTCGGGAGATAGCGGTGCAGATTCATGCTGTTGTTATGGCAATAGGCAGTGCTATGGAGGGCTTGGAGTGCCATGTGTTCATTGGTGGCCGACCTGTCAGTCAAGACAAACTTCATCTGAAGAAATGCCACATTGCCATTGGTTCACCAGGTATGAGCTAGTTGAAATTCTTTTTAGACCGATATGTTAGATGGATTACATTTATAACTGTAACTTAGTTTAGATTTGCTAACATTGCATGTTTAGATGTCTGTCTTCATGTGTAGGCTTGTTAATCTTCTGGCCAtattactacatatttaaagttgatgtgtgtgtgtttttgtgccttTAACATCACCAACTGGAAGTGATAAAAtaataggtgtgttcgacttgactTATCAATAGCTATCAGTGGCTTTTACTACATCTTGACATGAAGTTCGAATTCAACCCTGTCTATTTTCCAAATGTGTGTTATTGATTATGAGCAATTCATTCGTGTATGCTTCTTTCTTTTGGacctttttaatcaaaatgtcttGATTCAGTCTTCCAGTAAAAATGACATGCTTCTATCTGGTGCCATAAGCTGGACTTTCTAATCATTTAGTTTGCTTAAACTCCTCGTCTTTCTTATGATCAACTGCAAGATTACATTCAGATCTGCCACCATCCAGTCAACACTGATGGATTGAACCAAGTTCTGCCCtaatttttcttaatttttttggttCATTTGGACATACATCAGTAGATCGAAGAAAATATCTGTGGCTACTTCCATTTCATCGTGACTTTGAGCATATAAAGCATTTTACCAAAAACTCCTTGCTGTTAAAATATGTCCTTTATGAAATAATTAGGCAAAGTGTGAGATTTGGCTCATCTAATTAGGAAATTGTCTGGAATAGTGTTTATATAGTATTATAATAGTGTATATGTAATAGTATTATAGtatattagttattattttgttagGCAGTGTTGATGaagttttgttgtatttatagGTCGTATTAAGCAGCTAATTGAGATGGGACTCCTGACTACATCCTCCATTCGCTTGTTTGTTTTGGATGAGGCTGATAAGCTGCTGGAGGaggacagcagcagcagctttcAGGAGCAGATCAAGTAAGAGCTGAATTAGTGGTTTTGATTCAGAGACTGTTCTGTGTTGTAATTCAGCAGGTTTGAGTTAacttctctctgtctgtcttagCTGGATCTTCTCGTCTTtaccagcaaacaaacaaatgttgGCCCTCTCTGCCACCTACCCAGAATCTTTAGCACAATATCTGTCAAGATACATGAGAGAGCCGACGTTTGTGCGACTGAACCCAACAGACCCTGGACTCCTTGGTCAGTCTGAAGTCCTGTCTGATTTGTTGATGTGTTTCTTCTATGTGAATACCCTTTCAAATCTGAATTGAAATTATATATTCTCTCCTCCAGGGCTGAAGCAATACTATAAAATCGTGCCGTCTCATTCATTACTTCATAAAGTTTTTGAGGAGAAGGTTCAGAGTCTCCTTGAACTCTTCAGCAAAATTCCATTTAACCAAGCGCTGGTATTCTCAAACCTCCATACAAGGCAAGAGCTGACACACCTTTCAATTACTTTCATTATTCTGAAAACATGCTGATGTGTGCAATAAGAGTAACAGATACTGTTACAGCACCGGCCATTATTATTCAAagacttttattaacaaaataattgtGATCTTTATTGAAAGTAATGAAAGACTGAGTTGAGCTGTTGTTCTGCAGAGCTCAGCACCTGGCTGATATCCTCTCTTCTAAAGGTTTGCCTGCGGTCTGCATCTCAGGTGAGCTTCACCTTGGGTCTCTTTTAAAACTAAGTGAATCATGGCCTTGCTGTATATTGAACAGACTTTTACTTAATGGCAGCTTTCTAATGGTAAgtaaattatttgtaatgatGAGCATATTAAAAACACTGCTTTGTCACTcagaaacatttacaaatcCTTTGTTTCCAATTAGTGCTTTGTTGCATCTTACTTttgaaactttttaaaatgtcagtgGTTTGATCTCAAGTGAACAAAGGAGTATTAAATGTATGGTTGTAACTGATCTCAGTGATATAATTTAAGTTCATGAAAGGTcactagaatttttttttttttttcattttcaaaaatattttcttcaaaaataagattacaaaagattttaagGCTTTTCTTAAAATTCTGtccataaaaaaaatactataacacattaataattacataaggaccattcacacagaacataAACCCCCCCCCCTGCAAGATATGTTTTTAACTTATAACTCAAGTGGCATTAa is a window encoding:
- the inka2 gene encoding PAK4-inhibitor INKA2 isoform X2; this translates as MQAVWCNIDFCISLWQSDEGLQAQMNSVIGALQELKLLQVQTALEELEFSSKTSQASSHTPTMLDQINYSSRITHLNRTRNPKEILSQECFKTELTKEPSLFLTSSPAENRHTPRVPEPRRVYGGSLSTSSSFSSQEDTTNNNFSSYDIDDSTDWTASLMNHSRNRQPLVLGDNVFADLVGNWLDLPDVGGQTAGEEQNDASLKDALSESSSSSHSQDLFKKLSLTASIFKRVLRRVRPRHHQENKEMDVCKQPKITGRKPKSDVSKPFWVRTRGKKKKTTPTQQKGVAYQGSEGLIGRGWVEIVEKHPSVFDYSSAVWV
- the inka2 gene encoding PAK4-inhibitor INKA2 isoform X1, producing MNQPAFNSAVMVEDQADLGDMDSNFRRLKHELISLWQSDEGLQAQMNSVIGALQELKLLQVQTALEELEFSSKTSQASSHTPTMLDQINYSSRITHLNRTRNPKEILSQECFKTELTKEPSLFLTSSPAENRHTPRVPEPRRVYGGSLSTSSSFSSQEDTTNNNFSSYDIDDSTDWTASLMNHSRNRQPLVLGDNVFADLVGNWLDLPDVGGQTAGEEQNDASLKDALSESSSSSHSQDLFKKLSLTASIFKRVLRRVRPRHHQENKEMDVCKQPKITGRKPKSDVSKPFWVRTRGKKKKTTPTQQKGVAYQGSEGLIGRGWVEIVEKHPSVFDYSSAVWV
- the inka2 gene encoding PAK4-inhibitor INKA2 isoform X3, with product MNSVIGALQELKLLQVQTALEELEFSSKTSQASSHTPTMLDQINYSSRITHLNRTRNPKEILSQECFKTELTKEPSLFLTSSPAENRHTPRVPEPRRVYGGSLSTSSSFSSQEDTTNNNFSSYDIDDSTDWTASLMNHSRNRQPLVLGDNVFADLVGNWLDLPDVGGQTAGEEQNDASLKDALSESSSSSHSQDLFKKLSLTASIFKRVLRRVRPRHHQENKEMDVCKQPKITGRKPKSDVSKPFWVRTRGKKKKTTPTQQKGVAYQGSEGLIGRGWVEIVEKHPSVFDYSSAVWV